The Triticum aestivum cultivar Chinese Spring chromosome 7B, IWGSC CS RefSeq v2.1, whole genome shotgun sequence genome window below encodes:
- the LOC123159396 gene encoding sentrin-specific protease, which translates to MLTTWRVHWLLHVRPGKKTASNDYEAESHSNGPVNRCEDEYFKKSKTYIPLNKQNNHWITVVMHSGKREFQVLDSLMTGKLDTVTRELVEDLRKQLAEDIQEANATGIVNYPDVSKWPIQTYDMPKQHDGNSCGIFLLRCFQYWDGDKWTGLFSQTSIDDSRELMIAQLIFSERNKLDEVKNKVIRISKKKK; encoded by the exons ATGTTAACAACTTGGAGGGTACATTGGTTGCTTCACGTTAGACCCGGAAAAAAGACCGCCAGTAACGATTATGAAGCAGAGTCGCATAGTAATGGACCCGTGAACAGATGTGAGGACGAGTATTTCAAAAAATCAAAG ACTTACATTCCTCTAAACAAGCAAAATAATCACTGGATTACTGTCGTCATGCATAGCGGAAAAAGAGAGTTTCAGGTTCTTGACTCGTTGATGACCGGAAAACTTGACACTGTTACTAGAGAACTCGTTGAGGACCTG AGAAAACAACTAGCAGAAGATATCCAAGAAGCAAATGCAACCGGAATTGTGAATTATCCGGATGTTTCCAAGTGGCCTATTCAAACGTATGACATGCCAAAACAACATGATGG GAATTCGTGTGGAATATTTCTCCTTCGATGCTTTCAATATTGGGATGGTGACAAATGGACAGGCTTATTTTCACAG ACCTCTATTGATGATTCGAGAGAGTTAATGATTGCGCAACTTATCTTTTCGGAAAGAAACAAGCTTGATGAAGTGAAAAACAAAGTTATTCGgatatcaaagaagaagaaatag